One genomic region from Anabaena sp. PCC 7108 encodes:
- the lnt gene encoding apolipoprotein N-acyltransferase, giving the protein MKYLGKKPFSSFHLYALSLISGLLMGVTVAPVGAWFLAWVALAPLWVIVVKYTTPPASCPLPPAFLWAIAYHGVALSWITGIYPMDWLGVPALPGIAITIFCWSFISLWGGILVSVWAALMVRLDQQKPWLRVLVGTALWCGLESLWSASPLWWSSLSYTQSPHNLVILHLGQLSGTTTVTAVIVAVNGLFAEAWIYLRLTQNHEKMNREDAFAKRLEEKNTKEREFREILPKPYYYENLTQSRRGAKEERRVNFYLISAVTIFIISHIIGFIIYNQPLTQNQDTNLKIGIIQGNIPNQIKLRPEGLRRAIEGYTEGYLKLANQGVDGVVIPEAALPFFQRNLPETSFVKAVREKGVVAWIGAFGERENSYTNSLFTVTGKGEITSRYDKSKLVPLGEYIPFEQILGGIIQRLSPLDEHQVPGLPNQVFDTPFGRAIVGICYESAFPEIFRRQAFLGGQFILSASNDAHYTAAMSDQHHAQDIMRAIETDRWAVRATNTGYSAFVDPHGRTLWKSGHNTYETHAETIYRRQTQTLYVRWGDWLMPLLLGLAGVGWFLGGTIKRL; this is encoded by the coding sequence ATGAAGTATTTAGGAAAAAAGCCGTTTTCATCCTTCCACCTTTACGCTTTATCCTTGATCAGTGGACTGTTAATGGGAGTGACAGTCGCCCCCGTCGGTGCTTGGTTTCTAGCCTGGGTTGCCCTTGCTCCTCTCTGGGTAATAGTAGTAAAATATACGACTCCCCCTGCCTCCTGCCCCCTGCCCCCTGCCTTCTTGTGGGCGATCGCATATCATGGAGTTGCCCTGTCCTGGATTACTGGCATTTATCCTATGGATTGGTTAGGTGTTCCAGCCTTACCAGGTATAGCAATTACCATCTTTTGTTGGTCATTTATTAGCCTCTGGGGAGGAATATTAGTCTCAGTTTGGGCAGCTTTAATGGTGCGTTTAGACCAGCAAAAACCCTGGTTGCGTGTATTAGTTGGTACGGCTTTATGGTGTGGTTTAGAAAGTCTTTGGAGTGCCAGTCCTTTATGGTGGAGTTCCCTTTCATACACCCAATCACCGCACAATCTGGTAATTTTACATTTGGGTCAATTGTCTGGAACTACCACTGTAACCGCTGTGATTGTCGCTGTTAATGGGTTGTTTGCGGAAGCTTGGATTTATTTAAGACTTACGCAAAATCATGAAAAAATGAACCGCGAAGACGCGTTCGCGAAGCGTCTCGAAGAGAAGAACACGAAGGAAAGAGAGTTTAGGGAAATTTTGCCTAAGCCCTATTATTATGAAAATCTCACGCAGAGTCGCAGAGGCGCAAAGGAAGAAAGAAGAGTTAATTTTTACTTAATTTCGGCGGTTACAATATTTATAATTTCTCATATTATTGGTTTCATTATTTATAATCAACCCCTCACCCAAAACCAAGATACAAATTTAAAAATTGGCATTATTCAAGGTAATATTCCCAATCAAATAAAACTGCGTCCTGAAGGATTGCGTCGAGCCATTGAAGGTTATACTGAAGGATATTTAAAGTTAGCAAATCAAGGTGTAGATGGAGTTGTCATTCCAGAAGCTGCGTTACCATTTTTTCAACGCAATCTACCAGAAACATCTTTTGTGAAGGCAGTCAGAGAAAAAGGTGTAGTTGCTTGGATAGGTGCTTTTGGTGAAAGGGAAAACAGCTACACAAACAGTTTATTTACTGTTACAGGTAAAGGAGAAATTACCAGCCGCTACGACAAATCCAAATTAGTCCCACTGGGTGAATATATTCCTTTTGAACAAATTTTAGGCGGGATTATTCAACGTTTATCACCACTAGATGAACATCAAGTTCCTGGTTTACCAAATCAGGTTTTTGATACTCCCTTTGGACGAGCAATTGTCGGTATTTGTTACGAATCAGCCTTTCCAGAAATTTTCCGTCGTCAAGCTTTCCTGGGTGGACAATTTATTCTCAGTGCCTCCAACGATGCCCATTACACAGCGGCAATGTCAGATCAACATCATGCCCAGGATATCATGCGAGCAATTGAAACCGATAGATGGGCAGTCAGGGCAACAAATACGGGATATTCGGCTTTTGTTGATCCTCATGGGAGAACCTTGTGGAAATCAGGACATAATACCTACGAAACCCACGCAGAAACTATTTATCGCCGCCAAACGCAGACTTTATATGTGCGTTGGGGTGATTGGTTGATGCCTTTGTTGTTGGGTTTGGCTGGGGTGGGGTGGTTTTTAGGCGGAACGATTAAACGGCTCTAA
- a CDS encoding class I SAM-dependent methyltransferase — MTNSTSDMWAKIRQQFDSSPYPTIPLDKSPENDTDSLYLHNLITPYYLRNQKVIDTKDKVILDAGCGTGYKSLVLAEANPGAKIVGVDISEESVKLARQRLEYHGFDNAEFHVLSIYDLPKLNYQFDYINCDEVLYLFPDIAVALQAMKAVLKPDGIIRSNLHSSLQRTNIFRAQQVFTMMGLMEGNPEDLEIEIVTDTMKALKDNINLKATTWTAGYEGKDKKQTILMNYLFQGDKGYTINDIFSALRVADLEFIKMSNWRQWDLINLFKEPDNLPAFLAMSLPEISTEDSLHLFELLHPIHRLLDFWCGNPQTAHTVVPFSEWTDSNWENAIVHLHPQFNNSKFKTDVRDCISIGKTFPIRKYLALTEEFVYIDSSMALCLLPVFDKPLPMMSLVEHWQQFRPLDPLTAEPTDKVKVFQLLQTLLQVLEDFDCIMLEHQS; from the coding sequence ATGACAAATTCAACATCTGATATGTGGGCAAAAATTCGCCAGCAATTTGATAGCTCACCCTATCCCACAATTCCCTTAGATAAATCTCCTGAAAATGACACTGATTCACTTTATCTTCACAACTTAATCACCCCCTATTATCTGAGAAATCAAAAAGTTATAGACACCAAAGACAAAGTAATTTTAGATGCTGGATGTGGCACTGGTTATAAATCATTAGTTTTAGCAGAAGCAAATCCGGGGGCGAAAATAGTTGGTGTCGATATATCAGAAGAGTCAGTTAAACTTGCCCGGCAGCGTTTGGAATATCATGGTTTTGATAATGCTGAATTTCATGTTTTGTCAATATATGATTTACCCAAGCTAAATTATCAATTTGATTATATTAACTGTGATGAAGTTCTCTATCTTTTCCCTGATATAGCTGTGGCGTTGCAAGCAATGAAAGCTGTATTAAAACCGGATGGTATTATTCGCAGTAACCTACATAGTTCACTTCAGAGAACAAATATTTTTCGCGCACAGCAAGTGTTTACCATGATGGGTTTGATGGAAGGAAATCCAGAAGATTTAGAAATAGAAATCGTCACTGATACCATGAAGGCTTTAAAGGATAATATCAATCTCAAAGCTACAACTTGGACTGCTGGCTATGAAGGAAAGGACAAAAAACAGACTATTCTCATGAACTACTTATTCCAAGGGGATAAGGGTTACACTATTAATGATATTTTCTCAGCTTTGAGGGTTGCTGATTTAGAGTTTATCAAGATGTCGAATTGGCGACAATGGGACTTGATAAACCTGTTCAAAGAACCAGATAATTTACCTGCTTTTCTCGCAATGAGCTTACCGGAAATATCTACAGAAGATAGTTTACATTTATTTGAACTTCTCCATCCTATTCATAGATTACTAGATTTTTGGTGTGGTAATCCTCAAACTGCACATACTGTTGTCCCATTTTCCGAATGGACTGATTCTAACTGGGAAAATGCAATAGTACATCTGCATCCACAGTTCAACAACTCTAAGTTCAAAACAGACGTTAGGGATTGTATAAGCATAGGTAAAACTTTTCCTATCCGTAAATATCTAGCTTTAACAGAGGAATTTGTCTATATAGATAGCTCAATGGCTCTTTGCTTGCTACCTGTGTTTGATAAACCCTTACCCATGATGTCCCTAGTGGAGCATTGGCAACAATTTAGACCTCTTGATCCTCTGACAGCAGAACCCACTGATAAAGTCAAGGTTTTTCAGTTATTACAAACGCTGCTACAGGTTTTAGAGGATTTTGATTGCATTATGTTAGAACATCAATCTTGA
- a CDS encoding type IV pilin-like G/H family protein — protein sequence MKTELKAKFIQHLLGKKKENEGFTLIELLVVIIIIGILSAIALPSFLNQANKARESEGKQYAGSMNRGQQTYYLENQKFASDIGEMGLGILTQTTNYKYKLEGGDTVALTPTTAVRNVADPINPINLRSFIGVTDLIQSGGASTTTSILCQKKDAGAYDTAGAVVDPAANTVIPKCDGTVFKSIE from the coding sequence ATGAAAACTGAACTGAAAGCCAAGTTTATCCAACACCTTCTAGGTAAAAAGAAAGAGAACGAAGGTTTTACCCTGATTGAATTGTTAGTTGTAATTATCATTATTGGTATTCTATCAGCGATCGCTCTACCTTCCTTCTTGAACCAAGCAAACAAAGCTAGAGAATCTGAAGGTAAACAATACGCTGGTTCTATGAACCGAGGTCAACAAACATACTATCTAGAAAACCAGAAGTTTGCGAGTGATATAGGCGAAATGGGTCTAGGTATCCTCACCCAAACTACTAACTATAAGTACAAACTCGAAGGTGGAGATACAGTCGCTTTGACACCAACTACAGCTGTTAGAAACGTTGCCGATCCTATCAACCCCATCAACTTAAGATCCTTTATAGGTGTTACTGACCTGATTCAATCTGGTGGTGCTTCCACAACAACTTCTATCTTGTGTCAGAAGAAAGATGCAGGTGCTTATGATACCGCAGGTGCAGTTGTTGATCCTGCTGCTAACACTGTAATACCCAAATGTGATGGTACTGTTTTCAAATCAATTGAATAA